One genomic region from Loxodonta africana isolate mLoxAfr1 chromosome 17, mLoxAfr1.hap2, whole genome shotgun sequence encodes:
- the KBTBD7 gene encoding kelch repeat and BTB domain-containing protein 7 has protein sequence MQSREEAPRSRRLASPRGGRRPKRISKPSVSAFFTGPEELKDSAHSAALLAQLKSFYDARLLCDVTIEVVTPGSGPGTGRLFSCNRNVLAAACPYFKSMFTGGMYESQQASVTMHDVDAESFEVLVDYCYTGRVALSEANVQRLYAASDMLQLEYVREACASFLARRLDLTNCTAILKFADAFDHHKLRSQAQSFIAHNFKQLSRMGSNREETLADLTLAQLLAVLRLDSLDIESERTVCHVAVQWLEAAPKERGPSAAEVFKCVRWTHFTEKDQDYLEGLLTKPIVKKHCLDVIEGALQMRYGDTMYKTVVPTPNSSTGSIVSSAENPPQRMGMCAKEMVIFFGHPRDPFLCYDPYSGDIYTMPSPLTSLAHTKTITSSAVCVSPDHDIYLAAQPRKDLWVYKPAQNSWQQLADRLLCREGMDVAYLNGYIYILGGRDPVTGVKLKEVECYSVQRNQWALVAPVPHSFYSFELIVVQNYLYAVNSKRMLCYDPSHNMWLNCASLKRSDFQEACVFNDEIYCICDIPVMKVYNPARGEWRRISNIPLDSETHNYQIVNHGQKLLLITSTTPQWKKNRVTVYEYDTREDQWINIGTMLGLLQFDSGFICLCARVYPSCLEPGQSFITEEDDARSESSTEWDLDGFSELDSESGSSSSFSDDEVWVQVAPQRNAQDQQGSL, from the coding sequence ATGCAGTCCCGGGAGGAAGCCCCGCGCTCTCGCCGCCTCGCTAGCCCCCGCGGCGGGAGACGGCCCAAGAGGATTTCCAAACCCTCGGTTTCGGCATTTTTCACCGGCCCAGAGGAGCTGAAGGACTCGGCCCATTCAGCAGCTCTGCTGGCACAGCTCAAGTCTTTCTACGACGCGCGTCTGCTATGCGACGTAACCATCGAGGTGGTGACACCTGGTAGTGGGCCTGGCACGGGTCGCCTTTTCTCCTGCAACCGCAACGTCTTGGCCGCCGCGTGCCCATACTTCAAGAGTATGTTCACGGGCGGCATGTACGAGAGCCAGCAGGCGAGTGTGACCATGCACGATGTGGACGCCGAGTCCTTCGAGGTGTTGGTTGACTACTGCTACACGGGCCGCGTGGCGCTGAGCGAGGCCAACGTGCAGCGCCTCTATGCGGCCTCTGACATGCTTCAGCTCGAGTATGTGCGGGAAGCCTGCGCCTCCTTCTTAGCCCGTCGCCTCGACCTGACCAATTGCACCGCCATCCTGAAGTTCGCAGACGCCTTCGACCATCACAAGTTGCGGTCTCAGGCCCAGTCCTTTATAGCTCACAACTTCAAGCAGCTCAGTAGAATGGGTTCAAATCGGGAGGAGACTCTGGCAGATCTGACCCTGGCCCAGCTGCTGGCTGTCCTGCGCTTGGATAGTCTGGACATAGAGAGTGAGCGGACTGTGTGCCATGTGGCTGTTCAGTGGCTGGAGGCTGCTCCCAAAGAGCGTGGTCCCAGCGCTGCAGAAGTTTTCAAGTGTGTCCGTTGGACACACTTCACTGAAAAGGATCAGGACTACCTGGAAGGGCTGCTGACCAAGCCCATTGTGAAGAAGCATTGTCTGGACGTTATTGAAGGGGCCCTACAAATGCGCTATGGTGATACGATGTACAAGACTGTGGTGCCCACACCAAACAGCAGCACCGGCTCTATTGTATCTTCAGCAGAAAATCCACCCCAGAGGATGGGTATGTGTGCCAAGGAGATGGTGATTTTCTTTGGACACCCCAGAGATCCTTTTCTCTGCTATGACCCATACTCAGGGGACATTTACACAATGCCTTCACCTTTGACCAGCCTGGCTCACACTAAGACCATCACCTCCTCAGCTGTCTGTGTCTCTCCAGACCATGACATCTATCTAGCTGCCCAGCCCAGGAAAGACCTCTGGGTATATAAACCGGCCCAGAATAGTTGGCAGCAACTTGCAGACCGCTTGCTGTGTCGTGAGGGCATGGATGTGGCATACCTCAATGGCTACATTTACATTTTGGGTGGACGAGATCCTGTTACTGGTGTTAAATTGAAGGAAGTGGAATGCTATAGTGTTCAGAGGAACCAGTGGGCTCTGGTGGCTCCTGTACCCCATTCCTTCTATTCCTTTGAACTAATAGTGGTTCAGAACTATCTTTATGCTGTAAATAGTAAACGCATGCTCTGCTATGATCCTAGCCACAATATGTGGCTGAACTGTGCTTCTCTTAAACGTAGTGACTTTCAGGAAGCCTGTGTCTTCAATGATGAGATCTATTGTATCTGTGACATCCCGGTCATGAAGGTCTACAACCCAGCCAGGGGAGAATGGAGGCGTATTAGTAATATTCCCTTGGACTCAGAGACCCACAACTATCAGATTGTCAATCATGGCCAAAAATTGCTGCTCATCACCTCGACCACTCCACAGTGGAAAAAGAACAGGGTGACTGTGTATGAATATGATACCAGAGAAGACCAGTGGATTAACATCGGTACCATGTTAGGCCTCTTGCAGTTTGACTCTGGGTTTATTTGCCTCTGTGCTCGTGTGTATCCTTCCTGCCTTGAACCTGGTCAGAGTTTCATCACTGAGGAAGATGATGCACGGAGTGAGTCTAGTACTGAGTGGGACTTAGATGGATTTAGTGAGCTGGACTCTGAGTCAGGAAGCTCAAGTTCTTTTTCTGATGATGAAGTCTGGGTGCAAGTAGCGCCTCAGCGAAATGCACAGGATCAGCAGGGTTCATTGTAA